From Orcinus orca chromosome 3, mOrcOrc1.1, whole genome shotgun sequence, a single genomic window includes:
- the LOC101269654 gene encoding probable UDP-sugar transporter protein SLC35A4, with protein sequence MSVEDGGVPGLGHPRQARWTLMLLLSTAMYGAHAPLLALCHVDGRVPFRPSSAVLLTELTKLLLCAFSLLVGWQAWPQQTPPWRQAAPFALSALLYGASNNLVIYLQRYMDPSTYQVLSNLKIGSTALFYCLCLRHRLSARQGLALLLLMAAGACYAAGGLQDPGNTLPGPPSAAAAGPMPLHISPLGLLLLILYCLISGLSSVYTELLMKRQRLPLALQNLFLYTFGVLLNLGLHAGGGPGPGLLEGFSGWAALVVLSQALNGLLMSAVMKHGSSITRLFVVSCSLVVNAVLSAALLQLQLTAAFFLATLLIGLAVRLYYGSR encoded by the coding sequence ATGAGTGTAGAGGACGGGGGTGTGCCAGGCCTGGGCCATCCCAGGCAGGCCCGCTGGACCCTGATGCTACTCCTGTCCACTGCCATGTACGGAGCCCATGCCCCATTGCTGGCACTGTGCCACGTGGATGGCCGTGTGCCCTTCCGACCGTCTTCGGCTGTATTGCTGACTGAACTGACCAAGCTGCTACTGTGCGCCTTCTCCCTCCTGGTGGGCTGGCAAGCATGGCCCCAGCAGACCCCACCCTGGCGCCAGGCCGCCCCATTCGCACTATCAGCCCTGCTCTACGGCGCCAGCAACAACCTGGTGATCTACCTTCAACGTTACATGGACCCCAGCACCTACCAGGTGCTGAGCAATCTCAAGATTGGAAGCACAGCCCTGTTCTACTGCCTCTGCCTCCGACACCGCCTCTCTGCACGCCAGGGCTTAGCACTGCTGCTGCTCATGGCAGCAGGAGCCTGCTATGCAGCTGGTGGCCTGCAGGACCCTGGGAACACCCTTCCTGGGCCCCCTTCCGCAGCTGCTGCAGGCCCCATGCCCCTGCATATCAGTCCACTGGGACTGCTGCTTCTCATCCTGTACTGCCTCATCTCAGGCTTGTCTTCCGTGTACACAGAGCTGCTCATGAAGCGACAGCGGCTGCCCCTGGCACTTCAGAACCTCTTCCTCTACACTTTCGGTGTGCTCCTGAACCTAGGTCTGCATGCAGGTGGCGGCCCcggcccaggcctcctggagggtTTCTCAGGATGGGCAGCACTTGTAGTGCTGAGCCAGGCACTAAATGGGCTGCTCATGTCAGCTGTCATGAAGCACGGCAGCAGCATCACACGCCTCTTCGTTGTGTCCTGCTCGCTAGTGGTCAACGCTGTGCTCTCAGCAGCCCTGCTGCAGCTTCAGCTCACAGCTGCCTTCTTCCTGGCCACGCTGCTCATTGGCCTGGCTGTGCGCCTGTACTATGGCAGTCGCTAG
- the SLC35A4 gene encoding probable UDP-sugar transporter protein SLC35A4 yields MADDKDSLPKLKDLAFLKNQLERLQQRVEDEVNSGVDQDGSLLSSPFLKGFLAGYVVAKLRASAVLGFAVGTCTGIYAAQAYAVPNVEKTLRDYLQSLRKGPD; encoded by the exons ATGGCGGATGACAAG GATTCTCTGCCCAAGCTTAAGGACCTGGCATTTCTCAAGAACCAGCTGGAGCGCCTGCAGCAACGTGTGGAAGACGAAGTCAACAGTGGTGTAGACCAG GATGGCTCGCTCTTGTCCTCTCCATTCCTCAAGGGCTTCCTGGCTGGCTATGTGGTGGCCAAACTGAGGGCGTCAGCAGTATTAGGCTTTGCTGTGGGCACCTGCACTGGCATATATGCAGCTCAGGCGTATGCTGTGCCCAATGTGGAGAAGACATTGAGGGACTATCTTCAATCACTGCGCAAGGGGCCCGACTAG